TTCATTCACCCTCCCATCCCAATGCTTAAAGCACCCCGTGTCGCTGGTAAACTCCTCCATGAGCCTCACGCCTTGAGCCCACAGTTCCACATCTCGCTCCTGCTCCTCAACTTCATCTGCTGAGAACTGCAACGGGCAAGGTATTGATGAAGCTCCATCCGAGTCTTGCCCGACAATACTCGGCCACTCCTTTTGTATGTCTCTGAGAAGACTGTTGAGGCATGGCTCATAATCCATTATCGTCAACCCCGGGATAACACTGACTTGATGCCGAAGTGTCTTTTGGCCCTGAATAGCTTCGAAGACAACGGGGTTGATTTGTCGTGACCGCGCGAGGTAGAGATTATGTAGTGTCTGTGCTTGGTGCAGTACTTTTGCTTTCTGCTGTTCCACTGGGTTCAAGGACTCAAAATTCTCGGGTAGACGGACCTTGCCTAATGTTTCGGGAAGAGGACCGTTGTATTCCAAGAACGCTGGACGGGTGGCCTGGGtgaagagaggaaaaaggctTACAGATTGCCAGTCAATGATCCCCAGAATCCGAGTTGGCTCCTTAGGATCGACGAATATATTTTGCAAGTTCAAATCCCCGTGCCAGAGAACAGATGCGTGGGTAGCAGAATTCTCCGGAAGGGTGTAAGGGGCTACCTTGAGGTAATTATGAAGTGTTGAAAGTTTTTTTGCGGCGATGGGTTGGTATTGTCGCGGTCCGTAGAATAGGCCTTCTGGCATCAATGGATACTTTAGTTCGCTCTTTACAGTCGCGATTTCCCTTTTTGCAACTGCCTTCGCGAACTCTACAACTGAGGTCCCTGAGCACAGATATAATTAGCAGATATAACATGTTCACGGAAACTGTAAAGACACTTACACGGCCCACGATCAATGTCCAATGACCCTCTTCCAAAGTCGAAGAACGTACGATGATTTGTCGGTCCAATCGCGAACTTAGTGCTCTGTACCTCATTGCCACTGTTGTCAACATACAAGGATAATGTGTCAACGCTCGAATGAAGATCATCCTTGTAGTACAAGCTTCCAAAACCGTTGAACTTTGTCGCGGCAAGTGTCTTTTCAAAGTCAACAACTTGCAACACAAGCTGGGCTCTCTGCTTTCCTTTCAGTGAGTCCCAAACATCGCTGAGCATTACACCAGGCTGTTTCTCCATTAAAATATACTCAGCGCCAACGGGGCTACCAGTTGCTCTGGAGCTCCATGCATAGACCTGCGGAACAGGCAAGTTCAAACCATTCCGTAACTGCGGGGGGTCAGTGAGAGATAAGAAAGGTGAAACGAAGGGTCAGCTGGTGGAACAATCTCACAAAGTCCATAGTTGCAACCTCACTTGCCGTTGTGAAGTGAGGTCGACCGGCGTTAGGATTGGGTAATTTGGCAACTATTTCGTGTCCATTATCCATAGTCAGTAGAAAGACTTTATTGTACTGGCCCTCAGAAGTTTTCAGAACTCGAGCGCAGGATTGTGCTGCAACAACAGAAGCAGCGATGCCCAGGAGCTCTTGGAGCTCGAACTTAACGTAACGACACGCAACTTGCTCCTGCTCGCGCCAGAGCCATCGACCTGACGTAAACCGCCTGAGTGCGTCAATGTCATCTTCTGTATCTGAGATTGTGAGCTTCCTGGGACTCTGAGCTAGTGCACATTAATTTGCTTTACCTTTCACATTCGACAGAGTTTGATGCATCATGTGTTGATCAGCATGGAAATAGCGTCTTATCAAGCTACAACCGAAGAACAAACCGGGAGGCGGCGCAGTATTTAGGACATTTTTAAATGTAGCCACTGGGAAGGCCCTCATGGTATGTGCCCGAGGTCAAAGGTTATGATGTGGATGTGAGCGTTCGACGAGAGAACGGGACTGGGGTCACTGGACAGACGCAAGGCGTATTCCGGCCTAAGCATTTTAGGATTATTTATGTAAGCAATGAATTATAACGTTAGCTAACTAATATGAAAACCTTGGCCACGCGGAGAGTCATATACATCGTAGCAGTGACACGACTCGGTATATAAACAATGGGATGAGCTTATAGCACAGACACAATggtatagaatatataagatCACTTATTCATATACTTAATGTTAGGTCTTCGTCATCAATTCcatattataattaatagctatACTTATAGTCTCATTATCTCtgtatataaattatatccCTAACAGCCAGTCTCAAGTAACATGTTATGTTCAGCTACTCCAGCTGTAGCGAGGCCTAGTACTGCATACGTATACCGTCTGAATCAGAGAAGCTTATCGTCACCATATTTCTGCGTATACAGAGCAATGGCCCTGATAGGAAAAGAGTAGATATAGTTGTAATAGAATAGTTGACTGTAAAAGAAATCATGAGGGTCCAATCTCATTCTTCAGTAGGGCCATGACTTACCAGGTGAAAATGCCTGCTCCCACACCTGCTTCCTGCTCCCATTCACCACTTGGCTTTTGTCGGCTCATTATAAGCCGAATCCCTCGCCTGATCGGCTCAGGATCGGGATAGTCGGCGTAGATTAGTGCCATACAACACCAAGCCGTCTGCACCACGTGGGAAGATTCTGCCTGGATATAAGTCTTCTTCATAATGGACTGTGCATTGTTTAGCTTGGCATGATTTACTTGGATAAATAGTTAAATGGCCTACCTCAATAGTTTCCCCCCATCCGCCGTCCTCCTTTTGCTTGTCAAGGATAAAGTCGCACCCCCGTTTGACAACAGCATGGTTTTCATATGTTTCGTTGGCACAGTGAAGTGCCTCCATGGCAAAAAAGGCACCGTAAGTGTAAGCAATCCCCCAGGACGCAAGCCAGCCTCCATCGAtctgttgattttgatggaTAAAGCGAACACCACGGTCGATGGCGTTCACCACCTCCTCTGCTCGGTAGCTGCTATCACGTTCTCTGAAGAGGCTCAGTGCAGTGATGCATGAAGAGGTGGTTTCGGTGTAATCGTATTCCGTCATTACGTTGGCAAAAAGCTCGGTCCCATTCAGATGTTCCAAGAAAGGGCCACTGCGAATGGGCTCGAAGGAGCTATATCCTCCAGATGCATTTTGGATCATGAGCATATGATCGATTGCCAGCCGGATGTTTTTCTCGGTGCTAAGGCGAGGGATGTTCGTTTGACTTTCAACGAGCAAAATTGCCTTCAATGCTTCTCCAGTACAGTCTGAACAAGTTGATCCATGATATCTCGTGGTGAACGGCCATCCACCTAAGCGACTAGGGCGATGGCACGGAGGTGAGTCAGGCCAGTCATCAAGGAACTGTTGCTCGAGCAGGAATTTGTAAGCATCTTCCGTGCAACCTCTCAGGTCAGGATGGTCTGAAACCCCTGATATTACGAGGGTTTGAAGGGCGAAAGATGTATTCCAAGTGTGTGCACCATGAATGCTCTGGACTTGCATCCCCTGTGGACTGAACCAAAGATATTCAAGAGTTCTTTCTTGACTTTGTTTCAGCTTCTTAGAGTTGGGCCCTTCCTCGCAATAGAACACAATCATATTCAAGAAACAGTCTAGACTGATCAATCCAGTACCGTTGAAAGTATTATCTGACGCCTTGATGATTTCCAAAGCTCTTCGCTCAGCACTTACAGCCAGAACTCTCGGGCGCAGCCATGGATTCCACACGTTGGACAACGCCCAGCTAGCTGTGCGTAGAACGCGGCTCTGCGGCTGATGACGCTCACACTCGAGGACGCATCCCTGCAGAGAAGCAAATTTGATAGACGAATATGGCTCAGTGAATATTTCTGTTCTGATTTCGTCCAGAAGAGGGTTTGATGGCATGGTGAACCTTTTACTGGAGAGGTAGCACATTGGTAAATAAACCTGGCGTACAATGTTATACCATCTCCATGGACTGATGGGTGTCCATTCAGGGAGAAGCCTTCGTATTTTGAGAGATATCGTTAGTAGATGGTAGGTCATTCGGGAAGAAAccagggagaaaaagagggagaaCGAAGTCATACCAGAGTTCGACGGGATAGGGGTCAGTTCCTTCCCACCCATACAAGCCAAGAAGAGAGAGCCAGAACTTCGCCCAGCTGGGTAGGTACACGGCACCGCCCATTTCCAAGAAGCATGCTCTTGCTTTGATGAGATGCTTCTCATCAGAGGGAATGCCCATTAGGCGCAGAGCAACATAGATCAACATGGTGCCCATGAGCGTGGTCTTCCCTCCTATATGCGTGGGAAACCCACCGTCCGTTGGGTCCTGAATTGTGAAAAGATAATTGGCTAACTCAATGGCATAAGCTTCGTCAATCTCAGCACCAGTGATGTACCAAGACATGATCAGCATCGGAGTTACAAAGACAATACATTTCAAGTCATCCGCCCAGCAACCACGTCCAGCGACCTGGAGACGGCTATGGAATCGGAGACCATTGGAGATAGATTGAGATGGGCTCTTTGTTGCTTCAGAATCTGGAATTGCCTGGCAGTTACTTAGCATTGTACTCATTCTGCGAGGCTGGGAGGTTCTAACAAACAAGTAACAAACAGGAGAGACAGAGAATGAATATGGGTTTATGCACAAACCAGAGGAAGTCCAAGAAAGAACCGTGAAACCAAATCCTGTGGTCTAGAATCTCGTTCATTCTGAGTGTTCAGGTATTTCCACTTCAAACGTCCAAGGTCCTTTTCGACAACCAGACGCCATGCCTCGCGATCAGTGGTGCAGGCCGAGAATGGGGGTTTCCcatcctcgatatcctcttGGGCATTTAGGTGATTCTTGATCCTGAGGGCGTGCTTGTTAGATGACGCGAACTTGTGATTCATGTTGTGTATATTCTACCTCGGacggggaaagaaggaggccTATGGGAGTGTTCGAGGTCTTTGGAATGAGCGTGGCGGCATGCTCGATCTTatagaatgaaagaaagctCAACGGGATGTTGCATCTTAGGACCGACGTATACGAATTGCAGTGTATATATGAAAACGGCAACTGAATCTACTACATACAAGCTGTAAGGTTTCAAGCGTAATCGTCATGACCTACTGTCATGTTACATGATGGAACGTCTTGGAGCGGAAATCAATACCGAAGAGCTACGTGTACACAGGAGAATGCTCTAAGCGATGTTGCAATTAGTCTATTGGGTAATTTAGAGCTACGTGTACACCTTTGGGTAGCAATCCCTTCGGAATCAATGTGTTTCGAGCGAAGGAATTCTACAGGTCGGCAATGAATATCTTGTTTTCGGGTGATATGATGTGTCTCAGGGAGTCGTACACTTGCCAGCTCATCCCCCCACCCTCTCCCACCCAAAAGCCCAGTGTATCTAGATCTCTAGACTCTACAATTTTGTGCGGTAATACAACCTTCTTGCTGCATGCGGATAAGATTGGTGCTCGTCCACGGAATTGGGATACCGTTTAGCTGTTTCAAACTTTAAAGTTATGTCATGTCAACTTTGTACTTTTGTAATCAATTGATCTACGGTTCGGGTGAAAATCCAAGCGCGTGAGGTTGCATGTCAGCGACAGGAATGTTCGCATTCCAGATTTCCATTTGCGTTGCTCACATCCGTAAGGCAACCAGTTAGCAATGTTCAGACCCTTTTGCCTCTTTGCTACAGCCATTCGGATTGTGATCAGGATTAGAAGATAGAACGAAATCACGTATTTTCGATATTTTCTAACACTAATATCCTCCCACGTTTGGAGGATTTCTCTCATATGATGTTGAACAGCATCAATATTCCGCAGAACGCCATATCATGGGCAGTGGCATGTGCGGCAGCTGTATGTTTACCCTGTACACCTTGCGCGCTTCTCTCTAATCAAAACAGGCCACCTTTTGCCTTGCGAGCAGCGTTGTCTATAACATATTTTTCCACCCGCTCGCCAGGTATCCTGGTCCGCTATCTCACGCCGCCTCACGCGTCCCGTACTTT
The sequence above is a segment of the Aspergillus flavus chromosome 4, complete sequence genome. Coding sequences within it:
- a CDS encoding putative mitochondrial protein Fmp29, which translates into the protein MRAFPVATFKNVLNTAPPPGLFFGCSLIRRYFHADQHMMHQTLSNVKDTEDDIDALRRFTSGRWLWREQEQVACRYVKFELQELLGIAASVVAAQSCARVLKTSEGQYNKVFLLTMDNGHEIVAKLPNPNAGRPHFTTASEVATMDFLRNGLNLPVPQVYAWSSRATGSPVGAEYILMEKQPGVMLSDVWDSLKGKQRAQLVLQVVDFEKTLAATKFNGFGSLYYKDDLHSSVDTLSLYVDNSGNEVQSTKFAIGPTNHRTFFDFGRGSLDIDRGPWTSVVEFAKAVAKREIATVKSELKYPLMPEGLFYGPRQYQPIAAKKLSTLHNYLKVAPYTLPENSATHASVLWHGDLNLQNIFVDPKEPTRILGIIDWQSVSLFPLFTQATRPAFLEYNGPLPETLGKVRLPENFESLNPVEQQKAKVLHQAQTLHNLYLARSRQINPVVFEAIQGQKTLRHQVSVIPGLTIMDYEPCLNSLLRDIQKEWPSIVGQDSDGASSIPCPLQFSADEVEEQERDVELWAQGVRLMEEFTSDTGCFKHWDGRVNEQDYELSRKQLDEGVERFLQREARNEEEWKEWLEVLPFVD
- a CDS encoding putative lanosterol synthase, whose protein sequence is MNHKFASSNKHALRIKNHLNAQEDIEDGKPPFSACTTDREAWRLVVEKDLGRLKWKYLNTQNERDSRPQDLVSRFFLGLPLAIPDSEATKSPSQSISNGLRFHSRLQVAGRGCWADDLKCIVFVTPMLIMSWYITGAEIDEAYAIELANYLFTIQDPTDGGFPTHIGGKTTLMGTMLIYVALRLMGIPSDEKHLIKARACFLEMGGAVYLPSWAKFWLSLLGLYGWEGTDPYPVELWLLPEWTPISPWRWYNIVRQVYLPMCYLSSKRFTMPSNPLLDEIRTEIFTEPYSSIKFASLQGCVLECERHQPQSRVLRTASWALSNVWNPWLRPRVLAVSAERRALEIIKASDNTFNGTGLISLDCFLNMIVFYCEEGPNSKKLKQSQERTLEYLWFSPQGMQVQSIHGAHTWNTSFALQTLVISGVSDHPDLRGCTEDAYKFLLEQQFLDDWPDSPPCHRPSRLGGWPFTTRYHGSTCSDCTGEALKAILLVESQTNIPRLSTEKNIRLAIDHMLMIQNASGGYSSFEPIRSGPFLEHLNGTELFANVMTEYDYTETTSSCITALSLFRERDSSYRAEEVVNAIDRGVRFIHQNQQIDGGWLASWGIAYTYGAFFAMEALHCANETYENHAVVKRGCDFILDKQKEDGGWGETIESIMKKTYIQAESSHVVQTAWCCMALIYADYPDPEPIRRGIRLIMSRQKPSGEWEQEAGVGAGIFTCQLFYYNYIYSFPIRAIALYTQKYGDDKLL